TTAGATACAAGTATAAGAAAGTGACTCTCGGCAGGTTACTTTTATATCCTCAATTTGCTTCTCTACTTGGAATAGAGAGACTCCGCCAGTGCTGTGCTACATGGTTGCTCATTGAGCAGTTCCTTTTACGACATCATAATTGGagggtatgatatttttttcttactaCTTTTGTTCGTATACTATAATATAATCTAAATTTTTAGCCATTGCCCGAAAATATTGTGTGCCCAAGCTGAAGAGGGAATTTTAACTTATAGTAATCTATTTGTTCAAAGTAGAGCAACTAACCACTAAACCAGTATGGTAATTCTTCAACAAACAGTGCCAGATTTTGAATAACTAATGCTACTAAATCAACTTCTGTTATTTGCACTTAGACCTTTGTATTTCAGTGGGAATGTGCAGGGGATTCCTATCGAAGTGTTCCAAATATCCCAAGTGGTAGAAGACTCTCTCAGAATGGCTCAGCATCTGAAAATACATCTGCTAAACTCTTACTCAATGGGGTTGGATGGTCAAGACCACAATCACATGGTAAAAAGAGTATCAAAACCATCACACCGAGTAAAAGTATGTATGAGTTGTACCAGAGTCCGGCTGAGACGATTGGAACAACTTCAAGTTTAGCAGTGCAGGAACCTTGGTATTGGTTTCCTAGTCCTGCATCTAATTGGAATGGGCTTGATTTTGCAACTCATGTTGGAGGTCTAAAGGTTGAACTTCCATGGAAAATCAGAGCATCTATCCTACAATCTGTTCGTGCACATCATGGAGCTCTGAGATCTTTTGTTGTTTGTCAGAATGAGTATACTGTTTTCACAGCAGGAGTTGGGCCAGGATTCAAGGGAAATATTCAGAAGTGGGATTTGTCAAGGGTGGACTGCATGTCAAGCTATAATGGTCATGATGAGGTTTGTGTCAGTGATACCGATATGCATCTTAATAGTTTATTAGTTTTTCAGATGTCATTAGTTTGTTAAAGATAAGTTTATCTCTTAGAGATTTATTTAGATTAGGAGTCTTTGTTTGATTAGGAGTCTAGTATATATCTTTATAGTTTTATTGAAGTTGAACTCTTTTATAGAGTCTCTACAATAGGGCTTTGCTcagaattattattttatgatgcaaaagtattattttatcatccaaaaatctaaaactatcattattaaacaaaagtatcattttatcatttgaaactatcattttatcccgtcaaagtatcattttatgatgcaaaagtatcattttatcatccaaaaatataaaactatcattattaaacaaaagtatcattttatcatttgaaactatcattttatcccgtcaaagtatcattttatgatgcaaaagtatcattttatcatccaaaaatctaaaactatcattatggaacaaaagtatcattttatcatttgaaactatcattttatcccgtcaaagtatcattttatgatgcaaaagtatcattttatcatccaaaaatctaaaactatcattattaaacaaaagtatcattttatcatttgaaactatcattttatcccgtcaaactatcattttatgatgcaaaagtatcattttatcatccaaaaatctaaaactatcattattaaacaaaagtatcatttgaaactatcattttatcccgtcaaattaacattttatgacgcaaaagtatcattttatcatccaaaaatataaaactatcattattaaacaaaaatatcattttatcatttgaaactatcattgtatcccgtcaaagtatcattttatgatgcaaaagtatcattttatcatccaaaaatctaaaactatcattattaaacaaaagtatcatttgaaactatcattttatcccgtcaaattAACATTTTACGacgcaaaagtatcattttatcatccaaaaatctaaaactatcattattaaacaaaagtatcatttgaaactatcattgtatcccgtcaaagtatcattttatgatgcaaaagtatcattttatcatccaaaaatctaaactatcattattaagcaaaagtatcattttatcatttgaaactatcattttatcccgtcaaagtaacattttatgatgcaaaagtatcattttatcatccaaaaatctaaaactatcattattaaataaaagtatcattttatcatttgaaactatcattttatcccgtcaaagtatcatgttatgatgcaaaagtatcattttatcatccaaaaatataaaactatcattattaaacaaaagtatcattttatcatttgaaactaccattttatcccgtcaaagtatcattttatgatgcaaaagtatcattttatcatccaaaaatctaaaactatcattatggaacaaaagtatcatttatcatttgaaactatcattttatcccgtcaaagtatcattttatgatgcaaagtatcattttatcatccaaaatctaaaactatcattatggaacaaaagtatcattttatcatttgaaactatcattttatcccgtcaaagtatcattttatgatgcaaaagtatcattttatcatccaaaaatctaaaactatcattatggaacaaaagtatcattttatcatttgaaactatcattgtataccgtcaaagtttcattttatgatgcaaaagtatcattttatcatccaaaaatctaaaactatcattattaaacaaaagtatcattttatcatttgaaactatcattttatcccgtcaaactatcattttatgatgcaaaagtatcattttatcatccaaaaatctaaaactatcattattaaacaaaagtatcatttgaaactatcattgtatcccgtcaaagtatcattttatgatgcaaaagtatcattttatcatccaaaaatctaaactatcattattaagcaaaagtatcattttatcatttgaaactatcattttatcccgtcaaagtaacattttatgatgcaaaagtatcattttatcatccaaaaatctaaaactatcattattaaacaaaagtatcattttatcatttg
The window above is part of the Salvia splendens isolate huo1 unplaced genomic scaffold, SspV2 ctg445, whole genome shotgun sequence genome. Proteins encoded here:
- the LOC121790236 gene encoding protein GFS12-like, whose protein sequence is MSGSKVKVGEEDCIENRMDLVLLLYPQFASLLGIERLRQCCATWLLIEQFLLRHHNWRWECAGDSYRSVPNIPSGRRLSQNGSASENTSAKLLLNGVGWSRPQSHGKKSIKTITPSKSMYELYQSPAETIGTTSSLAVQEPWYWFPSPASNWNGLDFATHVGGLKVELPWKIRASILQSVRAHHGALRSFVVCQNEYTVFTAGVGPGFKGNIQKWDLSRVDCMSSYNGHDEVCVSDTDMHLNSLLVFQMSLVC